A window of Zalophus californianus isolate mZalCal1 chromosome 17, mZalCal1.pri.v2, whole genome shotgun sequence genomic DNA:
ACGCGCGCTCGCGGGGCCTCCGGTCACTGGCCTGGCGGGCGGCTCCGTGCGCACGCTGTCCTCGGGGAGCCTGACCGCCCCTGAGCGGCCCATGCATGTGTGTGGCCCTCCTCGGTCCAAAGGGCTTACAGGCTCGGTGGGCACCGCCCGCAGGGAGACCGACGCCCTCGGGGACCCGGACCCGCCCTATCGCGGGTCCAGGAGGTTTACAGGTGCGGCCACGCCCTTTTGGGCTGCCCTCCGCTACGCTCCGCGTGTATAACCCCGCCTACCCTAGGTTTTGTCACTGGGCTGGCTCCGCCCTTACCTAGGGGTCGTTCCGCCCCTCGCCTAAAGATTTGCACGTGCTGCCCCGCCCTTCCGCCCCTTGTGGGTCGTGCCCTCGGCAGGACAACTGTATCCCAGCAGGGCGCAAACTAGGTAGCCCAGACTTGGGACGCCGCTGTCCCTCTCGGGCCGACGCATCTTTCGGAGGGGGGGTGTGACTCCTCCACCGGGACCCTGCCTCTTCCCAACCACTTTCCTGCGCGGCCGCTCACAGGGTAAGGGCAGCTCGCCTCGAGGGGTTCACTGGATACGCGAGCCGGGAGTCAGGCTCCCGGAGCCACTGCACTCGGCCCCAGGGAGCGAATCAAGCCAGCCCCCTGGAGCGAGTCAGGCCAGACCCCGGGAGCGTCAGCGGGTCCCCTGCAGCAAGTCAGGCCGAGCCCCCCAGGAGCGAGTCAGGTGGGCCCCCCTAGAGTGAGTCAGTGGGCCCCCGGAGGCAAGTCAGGCCgggccccgggatcgagtcaGCGGACCCCCGGAAGCGAGTCAGGCCGGACCCCGGGAACGTCAGATGGGCCCCCCTAGAGTGAGTCAGTGGGCCCCCGGGAGCAAGTCAGGCCGGGCCTTGGGGCAGGTCTGGCAGGCCAGGCGCTCGGTcaaaactgatgaatgaatggggCTGTGAGAGCGGCGACGTTGGGACACCAACCCTGAAAGGGGCACCGTGTAACCACGCCCCCCGCAGTTAAAGGGGCCACATCCCACCACTCCAGGCCAACCGTCTGTACGATCTCGACCTTCGTCCAGCCTCTGCGGGGAAAGAGCTACAGGTGACACACACCTGGTCCTTAAAGGCGCCGGGACCCCATCACTGATCCCCCTTGCCCCTCCACCCCGTCTTCCCTTCCCACGAGCAAAGTGAAGAGACAGACCTCGGAGCAGAGACCTTAGCCGTTTATGTATAAAGAAGTAGGATGCCGGACGGTAAACGCGTCGGAAACAGGGGTGCCTACAGGCCGATGACGTCGTCCAGCTCGAGATCCGCGTTGGGGCGGCAGTGGGCCCTGGAGTGCTGTGCCCCGGAGCTGGGGTCCAAGTCGGGCTTGGCGGCAGCGGCCCCCGGGCGCTCCGCGTCCATGACGCCCAGCACCGCGTCCAGCATGGAGGGGCCCAAATCCAGGTGGAAGGACAGCAGCGGGTCGGCGGGCGCGGGCGCGCGGAGGGCAGGCGGCGGGGGCTGCGGCACGGCGGGCGGCGGCGCGGAGCGCGGGGCTCCGGCGGGCGGCGCCCGGGGCTCGGGAGGCGGCCCGCCGCCGTGACGGCTCAGGAACGAAGTGTCCCCGAAGGCGTCGCCGCCGCGCCCCACGTGCAGCGTGTGCCGGAAGTCGCCGAGCGGCGCGGAGATGGACAGGGCGCCGCGCTCAGGCCGCTTCTTGGGCTGCGCGGGGCCCAGCTGCTTCAGCACCGGCATCTgcggggatggggtgggggtggggacgggtCAGCGCCGCCTCCGCGCGGAGGGGGCGACCCAGCCCACGTCCCCACCCTGGGCCTAGACAGCGGTTCAGAGGATGCTCTCCCAAACAACAGGACGGCAGATGGTGGCGGGAAACGGCGTCTTCGGAGGCCCTAAGTCACAGACTGCAATTTTGCTAGGCTTGATTCCACTAAGAACTAATATCACAGTCCTCCTACCGGTCGGGCAACAGGCAACATGCTTCACCAACTCCTCCGAGCGTCTCCTAAGCTTGGCAGAGAAACTCCAGCTTCTCCGAGGCCCCTTTCCTGAAGACAGGGCTGACTTTGTCCACCAAGTGCCCCAGGCACAGTGCCTAGGGCCCACCACACTTCTAGAGGCCCAAAAAATGTTACAgtgttttaacttattttaaaatgtgtggaTTACGTCTGTCTTTACACCAAcacagttataaaatataaataaatatgtatgcatgCAAGCTTTGCCTAGGGCACACACAAGTCATAATGCAGGTCTGCCTAAAACCTCAAATTCAGGTTCAGGGTGGGCCTGGGCATCTGTACACTTGTACAACATTTTATAATTCGAGTTATTTGATTTTGAAAGGGACAATATAATGtgttacatttttgcaaatttctctaaaaatagcAAGAATGGCATAAATTTGAAACTGGCAGCTAGTCCCCTATAAACTCAGTGCGCGATTGCCACATGGCTGCCCTGGCTTCTACGGTAAATATGGTAAATTGCCAACTTTTGCCTATATCCTGGAACCTGGCTGTTTTTATGGAACTTCTGGGAAGGACTTTGATGACCTTGTACTTTTGTTTTAACAGTCACTGttatcataataataaaaaaatctttctgtttGAATTGAAGCCCCACCCTTTCTTTGCCAGCTGTATGATTGGGATAAATTACGTGATTTCTCTATGTCTgtttcctctctgtaaaatggataaaataacacTACCTTCCTTGCAGAGCACATAGACAATCTCCATTAAAGACAACTATATTTGTAATAGTGCCAGCTAATTAGCAGTGCtagtgctgggggcagggggaggagaggatgtTTCCTCAAATAACTGTAGAACAAGATCAAGATTTGATAAAATCCTACGAAGAAGTCAAAGCAGTCAGCACTATTCTTTTAGTAACTAGCACCCTGGGAAATATCGCTGATAatgcagagaaaaattaaagctaagaggatttaaaataattatagttgGATGTGTTCTGAGGATCGCCCTTTACCCTATcccaacatgcacacacacactttacatttatttctctgagaaaACCGGTCTTGATTTACCACCTCtgtagtgtttctcaaacttctctgacctcagcctagatgaaaaaatatattttaacggCAACGTGACACGCAAtcacctctcctccccacaccctcccccagGGAAACAAACATTTTATGAAACAAGACTTACAACATGCTAGGCACTCAGATATTTTCAGttctaatctattttattttgttttaaatgcttatCTCTGCTCATTAATAAATCTCAatccacagtttaaaaaaagaaacaaaaacaaaaacaaaaacccctctcCCCGTGCTAGCAGTGACCCGCCTTACTCTGCAGTGAGTTGCAGGTGAAAAGAACACAACTCAGCCAAATGCCTAGGTTTCcatctgggtgtgtgtgtgtgtgtgtgtgtggctttgggcaagctacttaacctttttgacttcatttcctcctctccaaAATGGAACATAGGAATATAGGATGTTCCTATAACACTTCCTAGTCTCTTTGCAAGATTGCAAGAT
This region includes:
- the CDC42EP5 gene encoding cdc42 effector protein 5, coding for MPVLKQLGPAQPKKRPERGALSISAPLGDFRHTLHVGRGGDAFGDTSFLSRHGGGPPPEPRAPPAGAPRSAPPPAVPQPPPPALRAPAPADPLLSFHLDLGPSMLDAVLGVMDAERPGAAAAKPDLDPSSGAQHSRAHCRPNADLELDDVIGL